TTTGGCTTGCTCACTAGCAAGCGAGAGATGCTGACCACCACGAATCTGTTCAGGAGAATAAAGCACGCCTACGATAAGCAGGAAGAGAAAATCTTTCATAGAGAAGCCTTCTTACATCCGCCGCTCTTCTCGCACATATGCCGCAAGTTTCGTAACCGCGAGCTGCCGGTTCATATGTTCGACGTAATGCTGGTGAGAGAATTCGGAGTCGAGGAAATCAATGCCCAGAACGTAGCGCGGGCCTTCGTGGAAGGCGCACGAATGGTGGGCGTGCTGGATGAACGCAATGTTATTGCGGATATAGATCAGATGGCTCAGGCCGTACCTCGCCGGGATATAGCCAGCCCCGAGATGAACCTTAACTTGTTTCGCCCCGACCAGGATAACATACCGGGCGGAACCAACGGGAACAACGCCGCTGCAAGTTCAAACCCAACAGCAAACGCTGCCGATGCCGTTTCGAGTTTGTTTGGGCTGAATTCCGCGGTAGCAACGCCGGCTGCGCCAGTCATACCGGTTGTGCAGGTGCCGGCAAGCGTACCGCTTGTGCCGGCCGCTCCAGCAGTCGCTGCGCCACCTCACCTACTATATACTCAAACCCCAGCCCAACCCGAAGCGGTAGTTCATACGGCAGTGCCACAAGCCCCAACAGGTTTTAAGGCATCAACGGCAGCTCCAGTATCAGCTCAGGCAGATCATATACCCACAACCGATACTCCGGTAGCAGAAGCTCCGGCCAACTCTTATGCTATCCGTATTACCGGGCCCGGGCTGGATAGCCAGCTCTCGGTGCAGGACGAAGCTGATCTGGCCATCGTACACGCATTGCTGGAGAAGATCCGCAAACACCTGAAGTAGTATTCGGAATAAAGAAGTTGAAGGGCCGGAAGCAGCTACTACCCTACTGCTCCTGGCCCTTCGTTTCACTCCGGGAAAAGTATTATGTTAAGCGGTACAGAGCTCAACGCTTTTTCAACAAAGCCACGTACCACTTCCCATCGGCGTGGTGGTGGCCGAGGTTGAAGCTGTCGAGGGATACAACTTGCAGCTGGTTTCGCCATGTCTTGGGTATGGCTGCTTCTCCCCGCTGAGCGGCATATACAACAACGGGCAAATGCCGGAACGGCGCGGGTCCATCGGCTGCGGGGATTAATGGAACGCCCCTACCCGCAGCCCAAACCCACTTAACTTGCATGGGGCTGAGGCTGTATACGGGCAGTTCGCGGAGCTCCCGGTGCGCGGCTACTACCTGAGCTTGCGACCGAAGGCCGGCATCGTCGCGGCGCCGGCGCCACTCGGAATAAGCCGGCATCAGCAGGGCTGTAGTGGTTACCACAACCAGGCTACTCCCTACCACTGCCGCAGCGGCCCCCCGTTGGGTGAAGAAAGCCAGAAGCCCAACAATGAGCAGCAGACACACCCCCACCATAAGCCAGAAACGAAGCGACATCAAGCTAAACGAAGGCAGCCTGGCCCACCCCAACGCCACGGGCGTAGCCAGGGCGGCCAAGCCCAGCACAATCAGCCAGAAACGCAGCAACCACCGGTCGGTACGCTGAAGCTGCTGCGGGGCGGTAGCAAGCCAATAGCGCAGCAATCCGGCGACCAGCAAGGCCAGCGGTGGCAGCACGGGCAGCAGATAGCGTTCTTTCTTTTCGGGTACGAGCGAGAGCAGCAGAATGGTAAGCGAGGCCCAGGCCAGCGCAAAGCCGTACGGCACGTAGGCCTGGCAACGCTTGCGGGCATAAGGCCACACCAAAGCACCTAGGGCAGCCAGCGCCCATACCCCCATGAAGACCGGGAAATTAAGGTAGTACCACAGCGGCTGCACGTGGCGGTTGGCCCAGGAGGCGCTTTCAGCCTGCGCCACCTGCGTAGCCTCCGACGTATGGTTCAGGTACACGTACAGCGGCCAGGCGGCGGCAACTCCCAGCGCCAGCCCCACCATAAACAGCAACGGCCAACGGTGACCACGCACGGATGCACAATCGAATTTCCAGACGTAGGCCAGCCCGAAAGGCAGTACCATGCCATACAAGGCTACCGGCCCTTTGCTTAAAGTCGACAGGCCCAACAGTATGCCGGCCAGGGAAAACCATCCCCACCCCTGCCCGGGGAACTGCAAGGCGCGCATAAGGGCCGCAAGGGCTCCGGTAGCAAAGCAATAGCAATAGACATCCCAACCGTTGCCGTCGCGGCCTACGGTAAGCAGGAGCAACGAGCTGGCCAATACCAGCGCGGCCAGCCAGGCGGTACGGCCTTCGTCGGTGGGCGGGGTGAGCTGACGCGCCAGCTTCCAGAAGAACAACACCAGCAGGCAGGCGCCGACGGCCGATGGCAAACGCAGCAGCCCTAGGTCGGTGGTGTTGCCGGTAAGGTGCATCACCCCGGCAACCAACCAGGTAGGCAACGGCGGCTTGGCCAGGCGCAGCTCGCCGTTGAGGGTGGGCAGCAGCCACGAACCACCGGCATGAATCTCGCGCGCGGCCACGAAATTCCGGGCTTCCATGAGGCCGATTTCGGGCACGCCCAGCTCCACAAACAACCCACAGCCCAGTACCAACCCCAACACCACCCACCGCACCCAGCGCCGGGGCCAGCCCGCCGCTGTAAACAAAGTGTTGCCCATAGATCTTTACCGCCTGCGCCTGATACGTAGTCCGGGCGTAAAAGCTACGCCGCGCGGCGCCATTGCAGCATAGCTTTTATTATACCTTTGCCGCCTTCATGCACACCCTTCCTGCTTCTAAACACATGCCCACGGTTCTGGTTACTGGCTGCGCAGGCTTTATTGGCTCTCACCTCTGCGAACGGCTGCTGAACGACGGTTTTCGGGTGTGTGGGCTCGATAACTTCGACGCGTTTTACCCGCGAGCCATTAAGCAGCAAAACCTGAGCAGCCTGCTGGCGCACCCGAACTTTGTGTTTGCGGAACTGGACTTGAGGCAAGGCGCGGCGGCACTCGACGCAGCTTTTGCCGAGGAGGCGCCGGCCGTGGTGGTGCACCTGGCTGCCAAAGCCGGCGTGGGCCCGTCGGTGCAGGAGCCGGTGGCCTACCTGGACAACAACGTGGTGGGCACCACCCACCTGCTGGAGTGGATGCGCCTGCGCGGTATCCCCCGCCTGCTGTTCGCCTCTTCGTCGTCAGTTTACGGCAATACGCCCCGCCGGCCGTTTCAGGAGGATGAGCCGCTGCTGGCTTCGTGCATTTCGCCGTACGCGGCCTCCAAGCTGGCCGGCGAGCAACTAACCTACACCTACCACCACCTCTACCAGCTGAGCGTGCTGAACGCGCGCTTTTTCACGGTATACGGCCCGCGCCAACGCCCCGATCTGGCCATTCATAAGTTCGTGCGGCTGCTGCGCGCCGGACAGCCCATTCCGGTGTTTGGGGATGGCAGCACGGCGCGCGACTACACCTACGTGGCCGATACCGTGGACGGCATTGTGCGCGGCGTAAATTACCTGCTGGCGCACACCCAAGTGTACGAAACCGTGAACCTGGGCAACAACCGACCCGTGCCCCTGCTTGAACTCATTGCCGCCGTGGGCAAAGCCGTTGGCGCAGTTCCCCAGCTGCGCTTTCAGCCCATGCAGGCCGGAGACGTAGAGGTAACGTATGCCGACATCAGCAAAGCCCAACAGCTGCTGGGCTACAACCCGGCTACCTCGCTCGAGGCCGGCCTGCGCGAGTTTGTGCGGTGGCTGAATGCCGCGCACGTAGCCGCCCCGGTCTAGCGCCTCGCCCTCCTAGGTGCCGTTAG
The sequence above is drawn from the Hymenobacter sp. YIM 151858-1 genome and encodes:
- a CDS encoding ArnT family glycosyltransferase; protein product: MGNTLFTAAGWPRRWVRWVVLGLVLGCGLFVELGVPEIGLMEARNFVAAREIHAGGSWLLPTLNGELRLAKPPLPTWLVAGVMHLTGNTTDLGLLRLPSAVGACLLVLFFWKLARQLTPPTDEGRTAWLAALVLASSLLLLTVGRDGNGWDVYCYCFATGALAALMRALQFPGQGWGWFSLAGILLGLSTLSKGPVALYGMVLPFGLAYVWKFDCASVRGHRWPLLFMVGLALGVAAAWPLYVYLNHTSEATQVAQAESASWANRHVQPLWYYLNFPVFMGVWALAALGALVWPYARKRCQAYVPYGFALAWASLTILLLSLVPEKKERYLLPVLPPLALLVAGLLRYWLATAPQQLQRTDRWLLRFWLIVLGLAALATPVALGWARLPSFSLMSLRFWLMVGVCLLLIVGLLAFFTQRGAAAAVVGSSLVVVTTTALLMPAYSEWRRRRDDAGLRSQAQVVAAHRELRELPVYSLSPMQVKWVWAAGRGVPLIPAADGPAPFRHLPVVVYAAQRGEAAIPKTWRNQLQVVSLDSFNLGHHHADGKWYVALLKKR
- a CDS encoding GDP-mannose 4,6-dehydratase; protein product: MPTVLVTGCAGFIGSHLCERLLNDGFRVCGLDNFDAFYPRAIKQQNLSSLLAHPNFVFAELDLRQGAAALDAAFAEEAPAVVVHLAAKAGVGPSVQEPVAYLDNNVVGTTHLLEWMRLRGIPRLLFASSSSVYGNTPRRPFQEDEPLLASCISPYAASKLAGEQLTYTYHHLYQLSVLNARFFTVYGPRQRPDLAIHKFVRLLRAGQPIPVFGDGSTARDYTYVADTVDGIVRGVNYLLAHTQVYETVNLGNNRPVPLLELIAAVGKAVGAVPQLRFQPMQAGDVEVTYADISKAQQLLGYNPATSLEAGLREFVRWLNAAHVAAPV